A window from Melopsittacus undulatus isolate bMelUnd1 chromosome Z, bMelUnd1.mat.Z, whole genome shotgun sequence encodes these proteins:
- the ATOSB gene encoding atos homolog protein B isoform X1 — translation MRHIHTETSLPPERSADPSLSQPSGEAPLEASSQHCTHRSILMGYNETEIKRQKVYQVSIFSHLSSSSGSAEQRAGSRTAVKRGYPEQRTTEGGRDPKRTQWGVGGVDGKCDMDPGQASLDDDDTFEDGLLVEELSLCGSAQHFSHSGLRVVEHRCESSPIHSPKASREDKLQDVSSSSWPQHIACSTLHKRDGCPVSSGDQPIDYGQNGERASGHSLLHLDLHNIAHTAQLDSGGKEEGLGSSLAHSSKASGEEGWSAVPNGCKEPAAPQTALSPEPSNLGSLDKTPCGSSQFSASSCPAKRKLLPAGEVVADSCSEDESLSPPVRKKRVLPCHPVPTACRSTDAKGAPFWNHLLPTAKSSVDCTAVGRRLKSELRLKSRHLRSSLRRGTRSSSAPWATTTISHALLGNFEESILKGRFAPSGRIEGFTAEIGASGSYCPQHVTLPVDVTYFDVSEHSAPSPFLGVIDLEALGKKGYSVPKAGTIQVTLFNPNKTVVKMFLVTYDFQDMPANHMTFLRHRIFLVPVGEEEGASTAHRDPSGPSPPRRVLCYLMHLRFHSSKSGKIYLHNDIRLLFSRKSIEVDSGIPYELKSFTEMPRNPCYSPRA, via the exons ATGCGGCACATCCACACGGAGACGTCCCTGCCCCCGGAGCGCAGCGCAGACCCCAGCCTGTCCCAGCCCAGTGGAGAGGCACCCTTGGAGGCTTCCTCGCAGCACTGCACCCACCGCAGCATCCTCATGGGCTACAACGAGACAGAGATCAAGCGCCAGAAGGTTTATCAGGTCTCCATCTTCTCGCACCTCTCCAGCTCCTCGGGAAGCGCAGAGCAGCGGGCAGGCAGCCGGACGGCTGTCAAAAGGGGATATCCCGAGCAGCGAACTACAGAGGGAGGGCGAGACCCCAAGCGAACTCAATGGGGTGTCGGAGGGGTGGATGGCAAATGTGACATGGACCCTGGGCAGGCTTCCCTGGATGATGATGATACCTTTGAGGATGGTCTGCTGGTGGAGGAGCTCTCCCTGTGCGGCTCTGCACAGCACTTCTCCCACAGCGGGCTGCGGGTAGTGGAGCACCGGTGTGAGAGCAGCCCTATCCACAGCCCCAAGGCCAGCAGAGAGGACAAGCTGCAGGatgtctcctcttcctcctggccACAGCACATTGCCTGCAGTACTTTGCACAAGAGAGATGGTTGCCCTGTCTCTTCTGGGGATCAGCCCATAGACTATGGGCAGAATGGAGAGCGGGCAAGTGGCCACAGCTTGCTTCACCTTGATTTGCACAATATTGCACACACAGCCCAGCTGGACTCTggtgggaaggaagaggggctggggagcagcctgGCACACAGCAGCAAGGCTAGTGGAGAAGAGGGATGGTCAGCAGTGCCCAATGGGTGCAAGGAGCCCGCAGCTCCACAGACAGCACTCAGCCCTGAGCCCAGCAACCTGGGCTCCCTGGACAAGACACCCTGTGGGAGCAGCCAGTTCAGTGCCAGCAGCTGCCCAGCCAAGAggaagctgctgcctgctggtgAGGTTGTGGCTGACTCCTGCTCCGAGGATGAGAGCCTGTCCCCACcagtgaggaagaagagggtCCTGCCGTGCCATCCTGTGCCCACAGCCTGCCGCAGCACTGATGCCAAGGGGGCTCCTTTCTGGAATCACCTGCTGCCCACAGCCAAG AGCTCTGTGGACTGTACTGCAGTGGGGAGGAGGCTGAAGAGCGAGCTGCGCCTCAAATC GCGACATCTCCGGAGCAGCCTCCGGAGGGGCACCAGGTCCTCCTCAGCACCCTGGgccaccaccaccatcagccATGCTCTGCTTGGCAACTTTGAG GAGTCCATCCTGAAAGGGCGCTTTGCACCGTCGGGGAGGATCGAGGGGTTCACAGCAGAGATCGGTGCCAGCGGCTCCTACTGCCCCCAGCACGTCACGCTGCCCGTTGATGTCACCTACTTCGATGTCTCTGAACACAGCGCACCCTCACCTTTCCTG GGAGTGATTGACTTGGAGGCCTTGGGAAAGAAGGGTTACAGTGTCCCCAAAGCTGGAACCATCCAAGTG ACCTTATTTAACCCCAACAAGACTGTGGTGAAGATGTTCTTGGTGACATACGACTTCCAGGACATGCCTGCCAACCACATGACCTTCCTTCGCCACCGCATCTTCCTGGTGCCcgtgggggaggaagaaggggccAGCACGGCCCACAGGGACCCATCAGGCCCCAGCCCACCACGCAGGGTCCTGTGCTACCTGATGCACCTAAG GTTTCACAGCTCCAAGTCGGGGAAGATCTACCTTCACAATGACATCCGGCTGCTCTTCTCCCGCAAGTCCATCGAGGTTGACTCGGGCATCCCCTATGAACTGAAATCCTTCACGGAGATGCCGAGGAATCCCTGCTACTCACCCCGGGCCTGA
- the STOML2 gene encoding stomatin-like protein 2, mitochondrial: MLARAAGRAGAGLGLLQRSHQLKRAAWLAPAPHRWNSSLPMNIGVLFVPQQEAWVVERMGKFHRILEPGLNFLIPLLDRIRYVQSLKEIVINVPEQSAVTLDNVTLQIDGVLYLRVMDPYKASYGVEDPEYAVTQLAQTTMRSELGKLSLDRVFRERESLNANIVDAINQASDCWGIRCLRYEIKDIHVPPRVKESMQMQVEAERRKRATVLESEGTRESAINVAEGQKQAQILASEAEKAEQINKAAGEANAMLVKARAKAEAIQLLAAALAQQHGSAAASLSVAEQYVNAFSNLAKDSNTLLLPSNTGDVTNMVAQALAIYTTLTKQQTVKTQDEAPPACEEPQPPTTEVLKAEQAGSS, translated from the exons ATGCTGGCGAGGGccgcgggccgggccggggcagGCCTCGGGCTGCTGCAG cGCTCCCATCAGCTGAAGCGTGCAGCATGGCTGGCCCCAGCTCCGCACCGCTGGAACTCCAGCCTGCCTATGAATATTGGGGTTCTGTTTGTGCCGCAGCAAGAGGCTTGGGTGGTGGAGAGGATGGGCAAGTTCCACCGAATCCTCGAGCCT GGTTTGAACTTCCTCATCCCTCTGCTGGATCGGATTCGTTATGTGCAGAGCCTCAAAGAAATCGTCATTAACGTCCCAGAGCAGTCAGCTGTCACCCTGG ATAACGTCACCCTCCAGATCGATGGTGTTCTCTATTTGCGGGTTATGGACCCCTACAAG GCCAGCTATGGGGTGGAAGATCCTGAGTACGCAGTGACCCAGCTGGCCCAGACCACCATGAGATCTGAACTTGGCAAACTCTCCCTCGACAGAGTCTTCAGG GAGCGTGAGTCCCTCAATGCCAACATTGTGGATGCCATCAACCAGGCTTCAGACTGCTGGGGCATCCGTTGCCTGCGCTACGAGATCAAGGACATCCATGTACCCCCACGTGTGAAAGAATCTATGCAGATGCAG GTGGAGGCAGAGCGACGGAAGCGGGCGACAGTGCTGGAGTCGGAGGGGACGAGGGAATCGGCTATCAACGTGGCTGAGGGGCAGAAGCAGGCCCAGATCCTGGCATCAGAAGCTGAGAAAGCTGAACAGATCAACAAAGCTGCTG GAGAAGCCAATGCCATGCTGGTCAAGGCCAGGGCAAAAGCAGAGGCTATTCAACtactggcagctgctctggcACAGCAG CATGGCAGTGCTGCCGCCTCTCTCTCAGTGGCAGAGCAATATGTGAATGCCTTCTCCAATCTTGCAAAAGACTCCAAcaccctcctgctgccctccaaCACTGGCGATGTCACCAACATGGTTGCACAG GCCCTGGCCATCTACACCACGTTGACCAAGCAACAGACTGTGAAGACCCAGGATGAGGCACCTCCAGCCTGTGAAGAACCCCAGCCTCCCACCACTGAGGTGCTCAAGGCAGAGCAGGCTGGCTCCAGCtag
- the ATOSB gene encoding atos homolog protein B isoform X2, which translates to MRHIHTETSLPPERSADPSLSQPSGEAPLEASSQHCTHRSILMGYNETEIKRQKVYQVSIFSHLSSSSGSAEQRAGSRTAVKRGYPEQRTTEGGRDPKRTQWGVGGVDGKCDMDPGQASLDDDDTFEDGLLVEELSLCGSAQHFSHSGLRVVEHRCESSPIHSPKASREDKLQDVSSSSWPQHIACSTLHKRDGCPVSSGDQPIDYGQNGERASGHSLLHLDLHNIAHTAQLDSGGKEEGLGSSLAHSSKASGEEGWSAVPNGCKEPAAPQTALSPEPSNLGSLDKTPCGSSQFSASSCPAKRKLLPAGEVVADSCSEDESLSPPVRKKRVLPCHPVPTACRSTDAKGAPFWNHLLPTAKSSVDCTAVGRRLKSELRLKSRHLRSSLRRGTRSSSAPWATTTISHALLGNFEESILKGRFAPSGRIEGFTAEIGASGSYCPQHVTLPVDVTYFDVSEHSAPSPFLGVIDLEALGKKGYSVPKAGTIQVDMPANHMTFLRHRIFLVPVGEEEGASTAHRDPSGPSPPRRVLCYLMHLRFHSSKSGKIYLHNDIRLLFSRKSIEVDSGIPYELKSFTEMPRNPCYSPRA; encoded by the exons ATGCGGCACATCCACACGGAGACGTCCCTGCCCCCGGAGCGCAGCGCAGACCCCAGCCTGTCCCAGCCCAGTGGAGAGGCACCCTTGGAGGCTTCCTCGCAGCACTGCACCCACCGCAGCATCCTCATGGGCTACAACGAGACAGAGATCAAGCGCCAGAAGGTTTATCAGGTCTCCATCTTCTCGCACCTCTCCAGCTCCTCGGGAAGCGCAGAGCAGCGGGCAGGCAGCCGGACGGCTGTCAAAAGGGGATATCCCGAGCAGCGAACTACAGAGGGAGGGCGAGACCCCAAGCGAACTCAATGGGGTGTCGGAGGGGTGGATGGCAAATGTGACATGGACCCTGGGCAGGCTTCCCTGGATGATGATGATACCTTTGAGGATGGTCTGCTGGTGGAGGAGCTCTCCCTGTGCGGCTCTGCACAGCACTTCTCCCACAGCGGGCTGCGGGTAGTGGAGCACCGGTGTGAGAGCAGCCCTATCCACAGCCCCAAGGCCAGCAGAGAGGACAAGCTGCAGGatgtctcctcttcctcctggccACAGCACATTGCCTGCAGTACTTTGCACAAGAGAGATGGTTGCCCTGTCTCTTCTGGGGATCAGCCCATAGACTATGGGCAGAATGGAGAGCGGGCAAGTGGCCACAGCTTGCTTCACCTTGATTTGCACAATATTGCACACACAGCCCAGCTGGACTCTggtgggaaggaagaggggctggggagcagcctgGCACACAGCAGCAAGGCTAGTGGAGAAGAGGGATGGTCAGCAGTGCCCAATGGGTGCAAGGAGCCCGCAGCTCCACAGACAGCACTCAGCCCTGAGCCCAGCAACCTGGGCTCCCTGGACAAGACACCCTGTGGGAGCAGCCAGTTCAGTGCCAGCAGCTGCCCAGCCAAGAggaagctgctgcctgctggtgAGGTTGTGGCTGACTCCTGCTCCGAGGATGAGAGCCTGTCCCCACcagtgaggaagaagagggtCCTGCCGTGCCATCCTGTGCCCACAGCCTGCCGCAGCACTGATGCCAAGGGGGCTCCTTTCTGGAATCACCTGCTGCCCACAGCCAAG AGCTCTGTGGACTGTACTGCAGTGGGGAGGAGGCTGAAGAGCGAGCTGCGCCTCAAATC GCGACATCTCCGGAGCAGCCTCCGGAGGGGCACCAGGTCCTCCTCAGCACCCTGGgccaccaccaccatcagccATGCTCTGCTTGGCAACTTTGAG GAGTCCATCCTGAAAGGGCGCTTTGCACCGTCGGGGAGGATCGAGGGGTTCACAGCAGAGATCGGTGCCAGCGGCTCCTACTGCCCCCAGCACGTCACGCTGCCCGTTGATGTCACCTACTTCGATGTCTCTGAACACAGCGCACCCTCACCTTTCCTG GGAGTGATTGACTTGGAGGCCTTGGGAAAGAAGGGTTACAGTGTCCCCAAAGCTGGAACCATCCAAGTG GACATGCCTGCCAACCACATGACCTTCCTTCGCCACCGCATCTTCCTGGTGCCcgtgggggaggaagaaggggccAGCACGGCCCACAGGGACCCATCAGGCCCCAGCCCACCACGCAGGGTCCTGTGCTACCTGATGCACCTAAG GTTTCACAGCTCCAAGTCGGGGAAGATCTACCTTCACAATGACATCCGGCTGCTCTTCTCCCGCAAGTCCATCGAGGTTGACTCGGGCATCCCCTATGAACTGAAATCCTTCACGGAGATGCCGAGGAATCCCTGCTACTCACCCCGGGCCTGA